One part of the bacterium genome encodes these proteins:
- a CDS encoding phosphoribosyltransferase family protein yields the protein MLRLIFQFFFPIPPQVQKLEEMSVEDYLRVLEPADRNTGNMHVLWKYADTLVKTAVWEIKYARNNCIAEKVGEIAHAHIASECEDSMIFENQKQIVLIPIPSSKSKRFKKGYNQTELLCEMIKKFDKENLFEYRKDVLVRIRETVPQTRTKTRKDREKNPKNSFGVVYSQDVRGKTVVLIDDVMTTGSTLKEATRVLKEAGVGKVKPFVIAH from the coding sequence ATGTTACGCCTTATATTCCAGTTCTTCTTTCCCATACCCCCTCAAGTGCAAAAACTTGAGGAAATGAGCGTAGAAGACTATCTTCGCGTGTTGGAACCGGCAGACAGGAACACCGGAAATATGCACGTGTTGTGGAAGTATGCGGACACACTCGTTAAAACCGCCGTTTGGGAAATAAAGTATGCGAGAAATAATTGCATCGCGGAAAAGGTGGGAGAAATAGCACATGCTCACATAGCAAGCGAATGTGAAGACAGTATGATTTTTGAAAATCAAAAACAAATAGTGCTTATACCTATCCCCTCCTCGAAAAGCAAACGTTTTAAAAAGGGATATAACCAGACGGAACTTTTATGCGAAATGATTAAAAAATTCGATAAAGAAAATTTATTTGAATACAGAAAGGATGTGCTCGTGAGAATAAGGGAAACCGTTCCGCAGACAAGAACAAAAACCAGAAAGGACCGTGAGAAAAATCCAAAAAATTCTTTCGGAGTGGTATATTCGCAAGACGTCCGCGGAAAAACTGTCGTGCTTATCGACGATGTTATGACAACCGGAAGCACCTTAAAAGAAGCGACGCGGGTCCTCAAAGAAGCGGGTGTCGGGAAAGTGAAACCGTTTGTTATCGCGCATTAA
- the thrH gene encoding bifunctional phosphoserine phosphatase/homoserine phosphotransferase ThrH produces MTKPILYILDLESTLTPEIWVTVSQKSGVQDLRVTTRDIPDYNALMRMRIEICRKNNLALTRIQEIIKTIEPLPGAIDFLSHLKSQGPVIILSDTFYQFATPLIKKFDFPALFCHSLSTDKEGFIADFHLRKDGGKREAVAALKGLGFYVVAIGDSHNDTAMLFEADKGFFIHAPETIAKEFPQFPSFTSYQELRKSLEELAFENAQA; encoded by the coding sequence ATGACAAAACCAATTTTGTACATCCTTGATTTGGAAAGTACGCTTACTCCGGAAATTTGGGTAACAGTTTCCCAAAAAAGTGGTGTTCAAGATTTACGCGTGACAACACGCGACATTCCCGATTACAACGCTCTCATGCGCATGCGAATCGAAATATGCAGAAAAAATAATCTGGCGCTCACGCGTATTCAGGAAATTATAAAAACAATCGAACCGCTTCCAGGCGCTATTGATTTTCTTTCACACCTGAAAAGCCAAGGGCCTGTTATCATTCTCTCCGATACGTTTTACCAATTTGCAACACCTCTGATTAAGAAGTTCGATTTTCCGGCGCTTTTTTGTCACTCTCTCTCGACAGATAAGGAAGGCTTCATTGCTGATTTTCATCTGCGGAAAGATGGGGGTAAGCGTGAAGCAGTTGCAGCACTCAAGGGCCTGGGATTTTACGTCGTGGCTATTGGAGATTCTCATAACGATACGGCAATGCTTTTTGAGGCAGATAAAGGGTTTTTTATACATGCTCCGGAAACAATTGCGAAGGAATTCCCGCAATTCCCTTCTTTTACGTCATATCAGGAGCTGAGAAAGTCACTTGAAGAACTTGCGTTTGAAAATGCCCAAGCGTAG
- a CDS encoding YdcF family protein, translated as MGKELRWGPIEIVLDFLIEHTLVENLPVTDGIFVFGHIQPLVAHHAARLWKEKKSDKMIIVGDKGNYPIPPTFSTKADFYAALVKERGVPESALILERESGNVLENVLFGLKTCHTFDFFPKSLTLCALPPLLKRCGATFQKQFPDILVYKSAFSMPSEWFVDGRMVRLLGEMDRLRKYAKKEDIVKVEIPKHVLSAERKMRKMFAP; from the coding sequence ATGGGAAAAGAGTTGCGTTGGGGTCCTATTGAAATCGTTTTGGATTTCCTTATCGAGCACACGCTTGTTGAAAACTTGCCTGTCACAGACGGCATTTTTGTTTTCGGCCATATCCAACCATTAGTGGCACATCATGCCGCCCGCCTTTGGAAGGAAAAAAAATCGGACAAGATGATAATTGTCGGGGATAAGGGAAACTATCCCATACCTCCCACTTTTTCCACAAAAGCCGATTTTTACGCCGCCCTTGTAAAAGAAAGGGGGGTGCCGGAAAGTGCTCTCATTCTAGAAAGAGAGTCCGGTAACGTTCTGGAAAATGTTTTGTTCGGATTAAAAACCTGCCACACGTTTGATTTCTTTCCAAAAAGTCTTACATTGTGCGCTCTTCCTCCGCTCCTGAAAAGATGCGGGGCGACGTTTCAAAAACAGTTCCCCGATATTCTTGTTTACAAAAGCGCCTTTTCTATGCCGTCCGAGTGGTTTGTCGACGGAAGAATGGTACGCCTCTTGGGAGAAATGGACAGGTTAAGAAAATACGCAAAAAAAGAAGACATTGTTAAAGTGGAGATTCCAAAACATGTTCTTTCCGCAGAGAGAAAGATGAGGAAGATGTTCGCGCCCTGA
- a CDS encoding A/G-specific adenine glycosylase: MDRKGFAKEIWRYYRKHKRSFPWRKTKNPYRILVSEVMLQQTQAERVIPKYEQFLKEFPNFSSLAQSPLSKVLRVWKGLGYNRRALYLKKTAKIVLERHGGKMPRKKESLLLLPGIGEATAGDILAFAWNIPSVVIETNIRSVFIHFFFLREQRVSDKEIAILVKETLPKKNVREWYYALMDYGAHLKEKENPSRQSAHHTKQSPFKGSNRQLRSALLQYILENTPVNTKKIFSVFSSHHKEQVKRNIEAMAKESLIRIKNGMCRI; this comes from the coding sequence ATGGATAGAAAGGGGTTTGCAAAAGAAATCTGGCGTTATTATCGAAAGCATAAGCGGAGTTTCCCGTGGAGAAAAACGAAAAACCCTTATCGAATTCTTGTCTCCGAAGTTATGCTCCAACAAACGCAAGCGGAACGCGTCATCCCCAAATATGAACAGTTTTTAAAGGAGTTCCCAAATTTTTCCTCCCTTGCACAATCACCTCTTTCAAAGGTGCTTCGCGTCTGGAAAGGTCTTGGGTACAACCGAAGAGCACTATATCTCAAAAAAACCGCCAAGATTGTTCTGGAGCGCCATGGCGGAAAAATGCCAAGAAAAAAAGAAAGTTTGCTTTTACTGCCCGGAATCGGAGAAGCAACCGCCGGAGATATCCTTGCTTTTGCATGGAATATCCCATCGGTCGTCATAGAGACCAATATCCGGTCAGTTTTTATTCATTTTTTCTTTCTGCGTGAGCAAAGAGTTTCGGACAAAGAAATCGCTATTTTGGTAAAAGAAACATTGCCTAAAAAAAATGTACGGGAATGGTACTATGCCCTTATGGATTACGGAGCGCATCTTAAAGAAAAAGAAAATCCTTCACGACAGAGTGCACACCACACAAAACAATCCCCCTTTAAGGGCTCGAACCGCCAACTTCGCTCGGCACTTCTTCAATACATTCTTGAAAATACACCCGTCAATACAAAGAAAATATTTTCCGTTTTTTCCTCTCACCATAAAGAACAAGTAAAAAGAAACATCGAGGCAATGGCAAAGGAAAGTCTTATTCGAATCAAAAACGGAATGTGCCGGATATAA